In one window of Gossypium hirsutum isolate 1008001.06 chromosome A01, Gossypium_hirsutum_v2.1, whole genome shotgun sequence DNA:
- the LOC107925483 gene encoding uncharacterized protein isoform X5, translating to MRTLQMAKGGKGRRRTASQQTPFLLHCRRQGISGDLHPKKCSKALDNRDWEDATCSVCMECPHNAVLLLCSSHDKGCRPYMCGTSFRYSNCLDQYKKFHTKVVPFNHEERGQVKGWTVVEPAREYLNAKKRNCMQDDCTFVGTFKELRKHMKADHPCAQPREADPTIEQKCRRLEREREQEDVISTIRSTMPGAMVFGDYVIERNHHGFETDEEGGIDTADAIERVGDFDVGLDNNVLNFFLFLHAFGPSGNDLGRRTRQPTRAADENAVGVRLTSPVGGHQDDDYFNDGGGNVSLVSRLRRHGRVILGRSGRRRRRREDIGGQM from the exons TTTGCAAATGGCAAAAGGTGGCAAAGGACGGCGTAGAACAGCAAGCCAGCAAACCCCATTCTTGTTGCATTGTCGCCGCCAAGGCATCTCTGGAGATTTACACCCCAAAAAATGTTCCAAAGCTTTGGATAATAGGGATTGGGAAGATGCAACATGTTCTGTTTGCATGGAGTGCCCTCACAATGCTGTTCTTCTTCTCTGTTCATCCCATGACAAGGGCTGTCGTCCATACATGTGTGGAACTAGCTTCAGATACTCGAACTGCCTTGACCAGTACAAGAAGTTCCACACTAAAGTAGTTCCATTCAATCATGAAGAACG GGGTCAGGTAAAAGGATGGACTGTGGTGGAACCTGCAAGGGAATATTTAAATGCCAAAAAGAGAAATTGCATGCAGGATGACTGCACCTTTGTTGGTACTTTTAAGGAATTAAGGAAACACATGAAAGCAGACCATCCATGTGCTCAGCCACGTGAAGCGGATCCTACCATTGAACAGAAGTGCAGAAGGCTTGAAAGGGAGCGGGAGCAGGAGGATGTGATCAGCACAATAAGGTCAACAATGCCCGGGGCAATGGTTTTTGGTGATTATGTAATAGAAAGAAATCATCACGGTTTTGAGACGGATGAAGAGGGTGGTATTGACACAGCAGATGCTATAGAAAGGGTTGGAGATTTTGATGTAGGGTTAGATAATAATGTTttgaatttctttctttttctgcaTGCATTTGGGCCATCAGGGAATGACCTTGGTAGACGAACAAGGCAGCCTACACGTGCAGCAGATGAGAATGCTGTTGGTGTTCGCCTTACCTCTCCTGTTGGGGGTCATCAAGATGATGACTATTTTAATGATGGCGGGGGCAATGTATCTTTGGTTAGCCGGCTCCGTCGACATGGCAGAGTTATTTTAGGACGTTCAGGCaggaggaggagaagaagagaagaCATTGGAGGTCAAATGTAG
- the LOC107925483 gene encoding uncharacterized protein isoform X4: MRTCSLQMAKGGKGRRRTASQQTPFLLHCRRQGISGDLHPKKCSKALDNRDWEDATCSVCMECPHNAVLLLCSSHDKGCRPYMCGTSFRYSNCLDQYKKFHTKVVPFNHEERGQVKGWTVVEPAREYLNAKKRNCMQDDCTFVGTFKELRKHMKADHPCAQPREADPTIEQKCRRLEREREQEDVISTIRSTMPGAMVFGDYVIERNHHGFETDEEGGIDTADAIERVGDFDVGLDNNVLNFFLFLHAFGPSGNDLGRRTRQPTRAADENAVGVRLTSPVGGHQDDDYFNDGGGNVSLVSRLRRHGRVILGRSGRRRRRREDIGGQM, translated from the exons GTGTAGTTTGCAAATGGCAAAAGGTGGCAAAGGACGGCGTAGAACAGCAAGCCAGCAAACCCCATTCTTGTTGCATTGTCGCCGCCAAGGCATCTCTGGAGATTTACACCCCAAAAAATGTTCCAAAGCTTTGGATAATAGGGATTGGGAAGATGCAACATGTTCTGTTTGCATGGAGTGCCCTCACAATGCTGTTCTTCTTCTCTGTTCATCCCATGACAAGGGCTGTCGTCCATACATGTGTGGAACTAGCTTCAGATACTCGAACTGCCTTGACCAGTACAAGAAGTTCCACACTAAAGTAGTTCCATTCAATCATGAAGAACG GGGTCAGGTAAAAGGATGGACTGTGGTGGAACCTGCAAGGGAATATTTAAATGCCAAAAAGAGAAATTGCATGCAGGATGACTGCACCTTTGTTGGTACTTTTAAGGAATTAAGGAAACACATGAAAGCAGACCATCCATGTGCTCAGCCACGTGAAGCGGATCCTACCATTGAACAGAAGTGCAGAAGGCTTGAAAGGGAGCGGGAGCAGGAGGATGTGATCAGCACAATAAGGTCAACAATGCCCGGGGCAATGGTTTTTGGTGATTATGTAATAGAAAGAAATCATCACGGTTTTGAGACGGATGAAGAGGGTGGTATTGACACAGCAGATGCTATAGAAAGGGTTGGAGATTTTGATGTAGGGTTAGATAATAATGTTttgaatttctttctttttctgcaTGCATTTGGGCCATCAGGGAATGACCTTGGTAGACGAACAAGGCAGCCTACACGTGCAGCAGATGAGAATGCTGTTGGTGTTCGCCTTACCTCTCCTGTTGGGGGTCATCAAGATGATGACTATTTTAATGATGGCGGGGGCAATGTATCTTTGGTTAGCCGGCTCCGTCGACATGGCAGAGTTATTTTAGGACGTTCAGGCaggaggaggagaagaagagaagaCATTGGAGGTCAAATGTAG
- the LOC107925483 gene encoding uncharacterized protein isoform X1 — protein MRTCSLQMAKGGKGRRRTASQQTPFLLHCRRQGISGDLHPKKCSKALDNRDWEDATCSVCMECPHNAVLLLCSSHDKGCRPYMCGTSFRYSNCLDQYKKFHTKVVPFNHEERLHTSIDNSVLAAGSSRPVDKCEVTEISCPLCRGQVKGWTVVEPAREYLNAKKRNCMQDDCTFVGTFKELRKHMKADHPCAQPREADPTIEQKCRRLEREREQEDVISTIRSTMPGAMVFGDYVIERNHHGFETDEEGGIDTADAIERVGDFDVGLDNNVLNFFLFLHAFGPSGNDLGRRTRQPTRAADENAVGVRLTSPVGGHQDDDYFNDGGGNVSLVSRLRRHGRVILGRSGRRRRRREDIGGQM, from the coding sequence GTGTAGTTTGCAAATGGCAAAAGGTGGCAAAGGACGGCGTAGAACAGCAAGCCAGCAAACCCCATTCTTGTTGCATTGTCGCCGCCAAGGCATCTCTGGAGATTTACACCCCAAAAAATGTTCCAAAGCTTTGGATAATAGGGATTGGGAAGATGCAACATGTTCTGTTTGCATGGAGTGCCCTCACAATGCTGTTCTTCTTCTCTGTTCATCCCATGACAAGGGCTGTCGTCCATACATGTGTGGAACTAGCTTCAGATACTCGAACTGCCTTGACCAGTACAAGAAGTTCCACACTAAAGTAGTTCCATTCAATCATGAAGAACGGTTGCATACTTCTATTGATAATTCAGTTCTGGCTGCCGGTTCTAGTCGGCCTGTTGATAAGTGTGAAGTAACAGAAATATCATGTCCACTTTGCAGGGGTCAGGTAAAAGGATGGACTGTGGTGGAACCTGCAAGGGAATATTTAAATGCCAAAAAGAGAAATTGCATGCAGGATGACTGCACCTTTGTTGGTACTTTTAAGGAATTAAGGAAACACATGAAAGCAGACCATCCATGTGCTCAGCCACGTGAAGCGGATCCTACCATTGAACAGAAGTGCAGAAGGCTTGAAAGGGAGCGGGAGCAGGAGGATGTGATCAGCACAATAAGGTCAACAATGCCCGGGGCAATGGTTTTTGGTGATTATGTAATAGAAAGAAATCATCACGGTTTTGAGACGGATGAAGAGGGTGGTATTGACACAGCAGATGCTATAGAAAGGGTTGGAGATTTTGATGTAGGGTTAGATAATAATGTTttgaatttctttctttttctgcaTGCATTTGGGCCATCAGGGAATGACCTTGGTAGACGAACAAGGCAGCCTACACGTGCAGCAGATGAGAATGCTGTTGGTGTTCGCCTTACCTCTCCTGTTGGGGGTCATCAAGATGATGACTATTTTAATGATGGCGGGGGCAATGTATCTTTGGTTAGCCGGCTCCGTCGACATGGCAGAGTTATTTTAGGACGTTCAGGCaggaggaggagaagaagagaagaCATTGGAGGTCAAATGTAG
- the LOC107925483 gene encoding uncharacterized protein isoform X2, translated as MRTLQMAKGGKGRRRTASQQTPFLLHCRRQGISGDLHPKKCSKALDNRDWEDATCSVCMECPHNAVLLLCSSHDKGCRPYMCGTSFRYSNCLDQYKKFHTKVVPFNHEERLHTSIDNSVLAAGSSRPVDKCEVTEISCPLCRGQVKGWTVVEPAREYLNAKKRNCMQDDCTFVGTFKELRKHMKADHPCAQPREADPTIEQKCRRLEREREQEDVISTIRSTMPGAMVFGDYVIERNHHGFETDEEGGIDTADAIERVGDFDVGLDNNVLNFFLFLHAFGPSGNDLGRRTRQPTRAADENAVGVRLTSPVGGHQDDDYFNDGGGNVSLVSRLRRHGRVILGRSGRRRRRREDIGGQM; from the coding sequence TTTGCAAATGGCAAAAGGTGGCAAAGGACGGCGTAGAACAGCAAGCCAGCAAACCCCATTCTTGTTGCATTGTCGCCGCCAAGGCATCTCTGGAGATTTACACCCCAAAAAATGTTCCAAAGCTTTGGATAATAGGGATTGGGAAGATGCAACATGTTCTGTTTGCATGGAGTGCCCTCACAATGCTGTTCTTCTTCTCTGTTCATCCCATGACAAGGGCTGTCGTCCATACATGTGTGGAACTAGCTTCAGATACTCGAACTGCCTTGACCAGTACAAGAAGTTCCACACTAAAGTAGTTCCATTCAATCATGAAGAACGGTTGCATACTTCTATTGATAATTCAGTTCTGGCTGCCGGTTCTAGTCGGCCTGTTGATAAGTGTGAAGTAACAGAAATATCATGTCCACTTTGCAGGGGTCAGGTAAAAGGATGGACTGTGGTGGAACCTGCAAGGGAATATTTAAATGCCAAAAAGAGAAATTGCATGCAGGATGACTGCACCTTTGTTGGTACTTTTAAGGAATTAAGGAAACACATGAAAGCAGACCATCCATGTGCTCAGCCACGTGAAGCGGATCCTACCATTGAACAGAAGTGCAGAAGGCTTGAAAGGGAGCGGGAGCAGGAGGATGTGATCAGCACAATAAGGTCAACAATGCCCGGGGCAATGGTTTTTGGTGATTATGTAATAGAAAGAAATCATCACGGTTTTGAGACGGATGAAGAGGGTGGTATTGACACAGCAGATGCTATAGAAAGGGTTGGAGATTTTGATGTAGGGTTAGATAATAATGTTttgaatttctttctttttctgcaTGCATTTGGGCCATCAGGGAATGACCTTGGTAGACGAACAAGGCAGCCTACACGTGCAGCAGATGAGAATGCTGTTGGTGTTCGCCTTACCTCTCCTGTTGGGGGTCATCAAGATGATGACTATTTTAATGATGGCGGGGGCAATGTATCTTTGGTTAGCCGGCTCCGTCGACATGGCAGAGTTATTTTAGGACGTTCAGGCaggaggaggagaagaagagaagaCATTGGAGGTCAAATGTAG
- the LOC107925483 gene encoding uncharacterized protein isoform X3, which translates to MAKGGKGRRRTASQQTPFLLHCRRQGISGDLHPKKCSKALDNRDWEDATCSVCMECPHNAVLLLCSSHDKGCRPYMCGTSFRYSNCLDQYKKFHTKVVPFNHEERLHTSIDNSVLAAGSSRPVDKCEVTEISCPLCRGQVKGWTVVEPAREYLNAKKRNCMQDDCTFVGTFKELRKHMKADHPCAQPREADPTIEQKCRRLEREREQEDVISTIRSTMPGAMVFGDYVIERNHHGFETDEEGGIDTADAIERVGDFDVGLDNNVLNFFLFLHAFGPSGNDLGRRTRQPTRAADENAVGVRLTSPVGGHQDDDYFNDGGGNVSLVSRLRRHGRVILGRSGRRRRRREDIGGQM; encoded by the coding sequence ATGGCAAAAGGTGGCAAAGGACGGCGTAGAACAGCAAGCCAGCAAACCCCATTCTTGTTGCATTGTCGCCGCCAAGGCATCTCTGGAGATTTACACCCCAAAAAATGTTCCAAAGCTTTGGATAATAGGGATTGGGAAGATGCAACATGTTCTGTTTGCATGGAGTGCCCTCACAATGCTGTTCTTCTTCTCTGTTCATCCCATGACAAGGGCTGTCGTCCATACATGTGTGGAACTAGCTTCAGATACTCGAACTGCCTTGACCAGTACAAGAAGTTCCACACTAAAGTAGTTCCATTCAATCATGAAGAACGGTTGCATACTTCTATTGATAATTCAGTTCTGGCTGCCGGTTCTAGTCGGCCTGTTGATAAGTGTGAAGTAACAGAAATATCATGTCCACTTTGCAGGGGTCAGGTAAAAGGATGGACTGTGGTGGAACCTGCAAGGGAATATTTAAATGCCAAAAAGAGAAATTGCATGCAGGATGACTGCACCTTTGTTGGTACTTTTAAGGAATTAAGGAAACACATGAAAGCAGACCATCCATGTGCTCAGCCACGTGAAGCGGATCCTACCATTGAACAGAAGTGCAGAAGGCTTGAAAGGGAGCGGGAGCAGGAGGATGTGATCAGCACAATAAGGTCAACAATGCCCGGGGCAATGGTTTTTGGTGATTATGTAATAGAAAGAAATCATCACGGTTTTGAGACGGATGAAGAGGGTGGTATTGACACAGCAGATGCTATAGAAAGGGTTGGAGATTTTGATGTAGGGTTAGATAATAATGTTttgaatttctttctttttctgcaTGCATTTGGGCCATCAGGGAATGACCTTGGTAGACGAACAAGGCAGCCTACACGTGCAGCAGATGAGAATGCTGTTGGTGTTCGCCTTACCTCTCCTGTTGGGGGTCATCAAGATGATGACTATTTTAATGATGGCGGGGGCAATGTATCTTTGGTTAGCCGGCTCCGTCGACATGGCAGAGTTATTTTAGGACGTTCAGGCaggaggaggagaagaagagaagaCATTGGAGGTCAAATGTAG